The proteins below come from a single Trachemys scripta elegans isolate TJP31775 chromosome 16, CAS_Tse_1.0, whole genome shotgun sequence genomic window:
- the RPS27 gene encoding 40S ribosomal protein S27: MPLAKDLLHPSPEEEKRKHKKKRLVQSPNSYFMDVKCPGCYKITTVFSHAQTVVLCVGCSTVLCQPTGGKARLTEGCSFRRKQH; this comes from the exons ATGCCT CTGGCGAAAGACCTGCTGCATCCCTCCCCCGAGGAGGAGAAGCGGAAACACAAGAAGAAGCGTCTGGTCCAGAGTCCGAACTCCTATTTCATGGATGTGAAGTGTCCAG GTTGCTATAAAATCACCACTGTATTCAGCCATGCTCAAACTGTAGTTCTGTGTGTTGGCTGCTCAACGGTGCTGTGCCAGCCCACTGGGGGAAAGGCAAGGCTTACAGAAG GATGCTCCTTCAGACGAAAGCAGCACTAA